Genomic window (Deltaproteobacteria bacterium):
ATCACTTACTGACAGCATAATGCGCTATTTTCTGGATATAAACAAAAAAGGGGCAACTGTTGTTGTTGCAACGCATGATAGCGCTGTTATAAGCAGATTAAAGAAACGGACTATTGTGCTTGAAAATGGGAAGGTTGCAGGATGATAGTTATTATAAGGCATGTTATGTATTTTATGAAGGAGGCAGCACAGAATATAAAAACCAACCTTCTGACAAATATTATTGCTGTAATTACCATATCCCTTGCCCTGACAATACTTGCCTTTTTCTTTATATCCTATATAAATATTGGCAATGTGCTTGAGGTATTTTCTACAGAGGTTCAGATTACAGCATATTTGAGGGATGATGTGTCTGAAGAAAATATCATGAAAATAAAGGAAAGGATAATGGGTTTTTCAGAGGTTGGCTCTGTAGAATATATATCAAAAGACATGGCAGTCAAGATGTTCAGGCAGTCAATCCATGGACAGAAAGGGATATTGGAAGGATTTGGCACTAATCCGCTTCCTGCATCCATTGAGATAGGGCTTAAAAAGGATTTCAGAAATTCCAAAGGGGTTAAGGCACTTGTTGCAAGATTAAACAACATCAAGGAGATAAATGATATACAGTATGGGCAGGAGTGGATTGACAGATTTACCGCATTTTTAATCTTTTTCAAGACAGCAGGGATTATTATTGGACTCTTCCTGCTGACAGCAACTGTATTTATAATCTCCAATACCATAAAACTGACTTTATATGCGAGAAGAGAAGAAATAGAGATAATGAGGCTTGTCGGTGCAACTGAATCATTTATAAAAATTCCATTCTTTATAGAGGGTCTGTTTGAGGGTTTATCAGGCGCAGTTATTGCATTCATAATACTCTATTCCTCTAGATATATACTACTCAATAGTACATCTGCACCCTTTGTCAGTATGATAAATATCCCTTTCCCAATTACTGATTTTATGTTAGTATTATTTATAAGCGGAATTACACTAGGTTTGTTTGGCAGTTTTGTTTCACTTGTGAGGTTTCTAAAATAGGATGGGCAGGAGAAAAGACATTATTTATTTCTCTATTTTTCTATTCTGTTTTTTATCTTTTTATGAGA
Coding sequences:
- a CDS encoding ABC transporter permease; the protein is MIVIIRHVMYFMKEAAQNIKTNLLTNIIAVITISLALTILAFFFISYINIGNVLEVFSTEVQITAYLRDDVSEENIMKIKERIMGFSEVGSVEYISKDMAVKMFRQSIHGQKGILEGFGTNPLPASIEIGLKKDFRNSKGVKALVARLNNIKEINDIQYGQEWIDRFTAFLIFFKTAGIIIGLFLLTATVFIISNTIKLTLYARREEIEIMRLVGATESFIKIPFFIEGLFEGLSGAVIAFIILYSSRYILLNSTSAPFVSMINIPFPITDFMLVLFISGITLGLFGSFVSLVRFLK